A stretch of the Serratia marcescens genome encodes the following:
- the punR gene encoding DNA-binding transcriptional activator PunR: MWSEYSLEVVDAVARTGSFSAAAQELHRVPSAVSYTVRQLEQWLAVPLFERRHRDVELTPAGALFIKDARVVIKKMLDTRRHCQQVANGWRGQLNIAVDIIVKPQRSRQLVLDFYRHFPDVELMLQPEVFNGVWDALVDGRADMAIGATRAVPVGGGFAFRDMGYMNWLCVASPQHPLAQLTGPLNDDQLRPYPSLCLEDTSRNLPKRVTWTLDNQRRLVVPDWTSALDCLCAGLCVGMMPAHRALPRVQRGELTALQLQQPFPASPCCLTWQQDKPSPAMSWLLAYLGDGETLNQEWLSEVEPEAAQASGARD; the protein is encoded by the coding sequence ATGTGGTCTGAATATTCTCTTGAAGTGGTCGACGCAGTAGCGCGTACCGGCAGTTTCAGCGCGGCGGCGCAGGAGCTGCACCGGGTGCCGTCGGCGGTGAGCTATACCGTACGGCAGCTGGAGCAATGGCTGGCGGTGCCGCTGTTTGAGCGGCGTCACCGCGACGTGGAGTTGACGCCGGCCGGCGCGTTGTTTATCAAGGATGCGCGAGTTGTTATCAAAAAAATGCTCGACACTCGCCGCCACTGTCAGCAGGTGGCTAACGGGTGGCGCGGCCAGCTGAATATCGCGGTCGACATCATCGTCAAACCGCAGCGCAGCCGCCAACTGGTGCTGGATTTCTACCGTCATTTCCCCGACGTCGAATTGATGCTGCAACCCGAGGTGTTCAATGGCGTGTGGGATGCCTTGGTGGACGGCAGAGCGGACATGGCGATCGGCGCCACCCGTGCGGTGCCGGTCGGCGGCGGCTTCGCCTTTCGCGACATGGGTTATATGAACTGGCTGTGCGTGGCCAGCCCGCAACATCCGCTGGCGCAGTTGACGGGGCCGCTGAATGACGATCAGCTGCGGCCATACCCTTCGCTTTGCCTGGAGGACACCTCGCGCAATCTGCCCAAGCGCGTCACCTGGACGCTGGATAACCAGCGACGGCTGGTGGTGCCGGACTGGACTTCGGCGCTCGACTGTTTGTGCGCCGGGCTGTGCGTCGGCATGATGCCGGCACATCGGGCGCTGCCGCGGGTGCAGCGCGGTGAGCTGACGGCGTTGCAGTTGCAGCAGCCGTTTCCCGCCAGCCCTTGCTGCCTGACCTGGCAGCAGGATAAACCGTCACCGGCGATGAGCTGGCTGCTGGCGTATCTGGGCGATGGGGAAACGCTGAATCAGGAATGGCTGAGCGAGGTGGAACCGGAAGCCGCACAGGCTTCCGGCGCGAGGGATTAG
- a CDS encoding Grx4 family monothiol glutaredoxin → MTTTLEKIQHQIAENPILLYMKGSPKLPSCGFSAQAVQALSACGERFAYVDILQNPDIRAELPKYANWPTFPQLWVDGELVGGCDIIIEMYQRGELQQLIKETAEKYKAQEDQQS, encoded by the coding sequence ATGACGACGACACTTGAAAAAATTCAGCACCAGATCGCTGAAAACCCGATTCTGCTGTACATGAAAGGTTCGCCAAAGCTGCCGAGCTGCGGTTTCTCCGCACAGGCTGTGCAAGCGCTGTCCGCCTGCGGCGAACGTTTCGCCTACGTGGACATTCTGCAAAACCCGGACATTCGCGCCGAGCTGCCAAAATACGCCAACTGGCCGACGTTCCCGCAGCTGTGGGTAGACGGAGAGCTGGTCGGCGGTTGCGATATCATCATCGAGATGTATCAGCGCGGCGAACTGCAGCAGCTGATCAAAGAAACGGCAGAAAAGTATAAAGCGCAGGAAGACCAGCAGTCTTAA
- the punC gene encoding purine nucleoside transporter PunC yields MRNSFGFMFYLAGLSMLGYLATDMYLPAFGAMREELQISAGAVSASLSIFLAGFAFAQLLWGPLSDRLGRKPVLLIGLTLFALGCLGMLWVENAVQLWILRFIQAVGVCSAAAIWQALVVDRYREGQANRVFATIMPLVALSPALAPLLGAWLLNHASWRAIFAVLLAITVLLLLPTLMLKERAKTQPTAEAPKNGVSFWRLLKSPVFSGNVAMYAACSAGFFAWLTGSPFILGDMGYGPSDIGLSYVPQTLAFLLGGYGCRAALKRINGKTLLPWLLVAYGVSMVALYLVATLTAPTLTTLLIPFCVMALVNGAGYPIMVANALMPFPESSGKAAALQNTLQLGLCFVASMLVSAFIAQPLLATVTVMVSTVILAALGYFLQRGKAADAQQKAQREHANSAS; encoded by the coding sequence ATGCGAAATTCCTTTGGCTTTATGTTCTACCTCGCCGGCCTGAGCATGCTGGGTTATCTGGCGACCGATATGTACCTCCCCGCCTTCGGCGCCATGCGGGAGGAACTGCAAATTTCCGCCGGCGCGGTGAGCGCCAGCCTGAGCATCTTCCTGGCCGGCTTCGCCTTCGCGCAGCTGCTGTGGGGGCCGCTCTCCGACCGCCTGGGCCGCAAACCGGTATTATTGATCGGCCTGACGCTGTTCGCCCTCGGCTGCCTGGGCATGCTGTGGGTAGAGAACGCCGTGCAGCTCTGGATCCTGCGCTTTATTCAGGCCGTCGGCGTCTGTTCCGCCGCCGCCATCTGGCAAGCGCTGGTGGTCGACCGCTATCGCGAAGGCCAGGCCAACCGCGTATTCGCCACCATCATGCCGCTGGTCGCGCTGTCGCCGGCGCTGGCGCCGCTGCTGGGCGCCTGGCTGTTGAACCACGCCAGCTGGCGCGCGATCTTCGCCGTGCTGCTGGCCATCACCGTACTGCTGCTGCTACCGACGCTGATGCTCAAAGAGCGCGCCAAAACGCAGCCCACCGCCGAGGCGCCAAAAAACGGCGTCAGCTTCTGGCGACTGTTGAAATCCCCAGTGTTCAGCGGCAACGTCGCCATGTATGCCGCCTGCTCGGCAGGCTTCTTCGCCTGGCTGACCGGCTCGCCGTTCATCCTCGGTGATATGGGCTATGGCCCGAGCGACATCGGTCTGAGCTATGTGCCGCAGACGCTGGCTTTCCTGCTGGGGGGCTATGGCTGCCGTGCCGCGCTCAAGCGCATCAATGGCAAAACCCTGCTGCCGTGGCTGCTGGTAGCTTATGGTGTCAGCATGGTGGCGCTGTATCTGGTGGCGACCCTGACCGCACCGACGCTCACCACGCTGCTGATCCCGTTCTGCGTGATGGCGCTGGTCAACGGCGCCGGCTACCCGATCATGGTGGCGAATGCGCTGATGCCGTTCCCGGAAAGCAGTGGCAAGGCCGCCGCGCTGCAAAATACGCTGCAGCTGGGGCTGTGCTTTGTGGCGAGCATGCTGGTGTCGGCGTTCATTGCCCAGCCGCTGTTGGCGACGGTGACGGTAATGGTATCGACGGTGATCCTGGCCGCGCTGGGGTATTTCCTGCAGCGGGGAAAAGCGGCTGACGCGCAGCAAAAAGCGCAGCGGGAACATGCTAACTCAGCGTCATAA
- the gloA gene encoding lactoylglutathione lyase → MRLLHTMIRVGDLQRAIDFYTKVLGMRLLRTSENPEYKYSLAFVGYTEESEGAVIELTYNWGTDSYDMGTAFGHLALGVDDVAATCDSIRRAGGKVTREAGPVKGGTTVIAFVEDPDGYKIELIENKHAGQGLGH, encoded by the coding sequence ATGCGCTTACTCCATACCATGATCCGCGTCGGTGACCTGCAACGCGCCATCGACTTCTACACCAAGGTATTAGGCATGCGCCTGCTGCGCACCAGCGAAAACCCAGAGTACAAATACTCGCTGGCTTTCGTCGGCTATACGGAAGAGAGCGAAGGCGCGGTTATCGAACTGACCTATAACTGGGGCACCGACAGCTACGACATGGGCACCGCCTTTGGCCACCTGGCGCTGGGCGTGGACGACGTTGCCGCCACCTGCGACAGCATCCGCCGCGCAGGCGGCAAGGTCACCCGCGAAGCCGGCCCGGTGAAAGGCGGCACCACGGTCATCGCCTTCGTCGAGGATCCGGACGGCTACAAAATCGAGCTGATCGAAAACAAACACGCTGGTCAGGGCCTCGGCCACTAA
- a CDS encoding TetR/AcrR family transcriptional regulator: MLGTMMTKSTHCNVDTREHLLATGETLSLRLGFTGMGLSELLATAGVPKGSFYHYFRSKEVFGEAMLQRYFAHYDAEMQALFADRRGDARHQLLGYYAQAISYHCRSECHNACLAVKLSAEVSDLSEPMRHALETGTARVIGHLQEAIERGIAEGSLSVAMSPAATAETLYSLWLGASLRAKIRHSLAPLTSALESIELLLRPPQP, from the coding sequence ATGCTCGGCACCATGATGACCAAATCAACGCATTGCAACGTGGACACACGTGAACATCTGCTCGCCACCGGCGAAACCCTCAGCCTGCGTCTGGGCTTTACCGGCATGGGGCTGAGCGAACTGCTGGCCACTGCGGGCGTGCCGAAAGGCTCGTTCTACCACTATTTTCGCTCGAAGGAAGTCTTCGGCGAAGCGATGCTGCAACGCTATTTCGCCCATTATGATGCAGAAATGCAGGCGCTATTTGCCGACAGACGCGGCGATGCCCGCCACCAGCTGCTCGGCTATTACGCTCAGGCCATCAGCTACCACTGCCGCAGCGAATGCCACAACGCCTGCCTGGCGGTGAAGCTTTCCGCCGAGGTGAGCGATCTGTCGGAACCGATGCGCCATGCGCTGGAAACGGGCACCGCTCGCGTGATCGGTCACCTGCAGGAGGCCATCGAGCGCGGTATCGCCGAGGGCTCGCTGTCGGTGGCCATGAGCCCCGCGGCGACCGCAGAAACGCTGTATTCACTGTGGCTCGGTGCCTCGCTGCGCGCCAAGATACGTCACTCGTTGGCACCGCTGACCAGCGCGCTGGAAAGCATCGAGTTGCTGCTGCGCCCGCCGCAACCGTAA
- the cydH gene encoding cytochrome bd-I oxidase subunit CydH, with amino-acid sequence MDTELKMSLFTTVCALAVIIAFSFVAALN; translated from the coding sequence ATGGATACCGAATTGAAGATGTCGCTGTTTACCACCGTCTGCGCGTTGGCGGTCATTATCGCTTTCAGCTTCGTTGCCGCGTTGAACTGA
- a CDS encoding C40 family peptidase gives MRLILTLFALLFTQLFFNLAHAAPQARVAAEQRKSHANEARPDDRRKKKADKAAKKAKVTAPAKKTKTAKAKSEKKIASAKPKAKAQKTAKIKVTPPKKGYKKGYGRHREAGMATAKLARDEKPLKLSPAHKKRYQHAKQTAMAKLMDQMGKPYRWGGSSPRTGFDCSGLIYYAYKDVVKIKMPRTANEMYHLRDAAPIKKSELESGDLVFFRINNRGVADHVGVYLGNGKFIQSPRTGEEIRISQLDNDYWQNHYIGARRVVTPKTIR, from the coding sequence ATGCGTTTAATTCTTACGCTCTTTGCGCTGCTGTTTACGCAGCTCTTCTTCAATTTGGCGCACGCTGCGCCACAGGCGCGTGTTGCCGCCGAGCAGCGTAAAAGCCATGCTAATGAAGCGCGGCCCGATGACCGCAGAAAAAAGAAAGCGGACAAAGCCGCTAAAAAAGCCAAAGTGACGGCCCCTGCGAAAAAAACCAAGACCGCCAAGGCGAAAAGCGAGAAAAAGATCGCCAGCGCCAAACCCAAGGCCAAAGCACAGAAAACCGCCAAGATTAAAGTCACCCCGCCGAAAAAGGGCTATAAAAAAGGCTATGGTCGCCACCGCGAAGCCGGTATGGCCACCGCCAAACTGGCGCGTGACGAAAAGCCGTTAAAACTCAGCCCGGCGCACAAAAAACGCTACCAGCATGCCAAGCAGACCGCGATGGCCAAGCTGATGGATCAGATGGGCAAGCCTTATCGCTGGGGCGGCAGTTCGCCGCGCACCGGTTTCGACTGCAGCGGCCTTATCTATTACGCCTATAAAGACGTGGTGAAAATCAAAATGCCGCGCACCGCCAACGAAATGTATCACCTGCGCGACGCGGCGCCGATCAAGAAAAGCGAACTGGAAAGCGGCGATCTGGTGTTCTTCCGCATCAACAACCGCGGCGTGGCGGACCATGTTGGCGTCTACCTGGGCAACGGCAAATTCATCCAGTCGCCGCGCACCGGCGAAGAGATCCGCATCAGCCAGCTCGACAATGACTATTGGCAGAACCACTACATCGGCGCACGCCGCGTAGTGACGCCGAAAACCATTCGTTAA
- the purR gene encoding HTH-type transcriptional repressor PurR codes for MATIKDVAKRAGVSTTTVSHVINKTRFVAEETKAAVWAAIKELHYSPSAVARSLKVNHTKSIGLLATSSEAPYFAEVIEAVENSCYSKGYTLILCNSHNNLDKQRAYLAMLAQKRVDGLLVMCSEYPDQLLGMLEDYRNIPMVVMDWGAARGDFTDTIIDNAFEGGYLAGRYLIERGHRDIGAIPGQLSRNTGGGRHQGFMKALQEAHIDIREEWIVQGDFEPESGYKAMHQILSQKQRPTAVFCGGDIMAMGAICAADELGLRVPQDISVIGYDNVRNARYFTPALTTIHQPKERLGEMAFTMLLDRIISKREESQVIEVHPKLIERRSVADGPFIDYRR; via the coding sequence ATGGCAACGATTAAAGATGTGGCCAAACGCGCGGGCGTTTCCACCACCACCGTTTCGCACGTCATCAATAAGACTCGTTTCGTCGCCGAAGAGACCAAAGCGGCCGTGTGGGCCGCCATCAAAGAGCTGCACTACTCGCCGAGCGCCGTGGCGCGCAGCCTGAAAGTCAATCACACCAAGTCGATCGGCCTGCTGGCCACCTCGAGCGAAGCGCCCTACTTTGCCGAAGTGATCGAGGCGGTGGAAAACAGCTGCTACAGCAAGGGCTACACCCTGATCCTGTGCAACTCGCACAACAATCTGGACAAGCAGCGCGCCTACCTGGCGATGCTGGCGCAAAAGCGCGTCGACGGCCTGCTGGTCATGTGCTCCGAGTACCCCGATCAGCTGCTGGGCATGCTGGAAGACTACCGTAATATCCCGATGGTGGTGATGGACTGGGGCGCCGCGCGCGGCGACTTCACCGATACCATCATCGATAACGCGTTCGAAGGCGGCTATCTGGCCGGCCGTTATCTGATCGAGCGCGGCCACCGCGATATCGGCGCCATTCCGGGCCAGCTGTCGCGCAACACCGGCGGCGGCCGTCATCAGGGCTTTATGAAGGCGCTGCAGGAAGCGCATATCGACATTCGCGAAGAGTGGATCGTCCAGGGTGACTTCGAGCCGGAGTCCGGCTACAAGGCGATGCACCAAATCCTGTCGCAAAAACAGCGGCCGACCGCGGTATTCTGCGGCGGCGACATCATGGCGATGGGCGCCATCTGCGCGGCCGACGAGCTGGGGCTGCGGGTGCCACAGGATATTTCCGTGATCGGCTATGACAACGTGCGCAACGCCCGCTACTTCACCCCGGCGCTGACCACCATTCACCAGCCTAAAGAACGCCTGGGCGAAATGGCCTTCACCATGCTGCTGGATCGCATTATCAGCAAGCGCGAAGAGTCGCAGGTGATCGAAGTGCATCCGAAGTTGATCGAACGCCGCTCGGTCGCCGACGGCCCGTTCATCGACTACCGCCGCTAA
- the cfa gene encoding cyclopropane fatty acyl phospholipid synthase, whose product MSSSCIEDLSIQDNQWYRIAHEMLGLAGIEINGSRPFDIQVKNPDFFKRVLQQGSLGLGESYMDGWWECERLDMFFQRVVSAGLEKKLPHHLKDTLRIAAARLTNLQSKKRAWIVGKEHYDLGNDLFTLMLDPYMQYSCGYWKDATTLEEAQEAKLRMICEKLQLQPGMRLLDIGCGWGGLSAYAAKHYGVSVVGVTISAEQQKLAQARCAGLDVQILLQDYRDLHQQFDRIVSVGMFEHVGPKNYRTYFNVVERNLAPHGLFLLHTIGSNKTDMNVDPWINKYIFPNGCLPSVSHIAEASEGHFVMEDWHNIGADYDRTLMAWFERFKQAWPQLAPRYSERFERMFSYYLNACAGAFRARDLQLWQVVFSPKGVEGGIRVAR is encoded by the coding sequence ATGAGTTCATCGTGTATAGAAGATCTGAGCATCCAGGACAATCAGTGGTACCGTATCGCGCACGAAATGCTCGGTCTGGCCGGCATTGAAATCAACGGATCGCGCCCTTTCGATATTCAGGTTAAAAACCCCGATTTCTTTAAACGCGTCCTGCAGCAAGGGTCGCTGGGCCTGGGCGAAAGCTACATGGACGGTTGGTGGGAGTGCGAACGGCTGGATATGTTCTTCCAGCGCGTGGTCAGCGCCGGGCTGGAGAAGAAACTCCCCCACCACCTGAAAGATACCCTGCGTATCGCCGCCGCGCGCCTGACCAACCTGCAATCGAAAAAGCGCGCCTGGATCGTCGGCAAAGAACATTACGATCTCGGCAACGATCTGTTTACCCTGATGCTCGATCCTTACATGCAATATTCCTGCGGCTACTGGAAAGACGCCACCACGCTGGAGGAAGCGCAGGAAGCGAAGCTGCGGATGATCTGCGAAAAACTGCAGCTGCAGCCAGGTATGCGCCTGCTGGACATCGGCTGCGGCTGGGGCGGTCTTTCCGCCTATGCGGCGAAGCATTACGGCGTGTCAGTGGTCGGCGTAACCATTTCTGCCGAACAGCAGAAGCTGGCTCAGGCGCGCTGCGCCGGGCTGGATGTGCAGATCCTGCTGCAGGATTACCGCGATCTGCATCAGCAGTTCGATCGCATCGTCTCGGTCGGCATGTTCGAGCACGTCGGGCCGAAAAACTACCGCACCTATTTCAACGTGGTAGAGCGCAATCTGGCGCCGCACGGCCTGTTCCTGCTGCACACTATCGGCTCCAACAAAACCGACATGAACGTCGATCCGTGGATCAACAAGTACATTTTCCCGAACGGCTGTCTGCCTTCAGTGAGCCATATCGCCGAAGCCAGCGAAGGCCATTTCGTGATGGAAGACTGGCACAACATCGGTGCCGACTACGATCGCACGCTGATGGCCTGGTTCGAACGCTTCAAGCAGGCGTGGCCGCAGCTTGCCCCGCGCTATTCCGAACGCTTCGAGCGGATGTTCAGCTACTACCTGAATGCCTGCGCCGGCGCGTTCCGGGCGCGCGATCTGCAGCTGTGGCAGGTGGTGTTCAGCCCGAAAGGCGTTGAAGGCGGCATCCGCGTCGCCCGTTGA
- the rnt gene encoding ribonuclease T has translation MRAAFDEDKKLMAEKSDLNALSGRFRGFYPVVIDVETAGFNANTDALLEIAAVTLKMDEDGWLQRDETLHFHVEPFEGANLQPEALAFNGIDPHNPLRGAVSEYDALHAIFKAVRKGLKDRGCNRAIIVAHNANFDHSFLMAAAERAGLKRNPFHPFATFDTAALSGLVLGQTVLAKACIAAGMPFDSSQAHSALYDTEQTALLFCELVNRWKRLGGWPLPVADLAE, from the coding sequence ATGCGCGCTGCATTCGATGAAGATAAGAAACTGATGGCCGAAAAAAGTGATCTTAACGCCCTGAGTGGTCGTTTTCGTGGGTTTTATCCCGTAGTAATAGATGTTGAAACCGCCGGCTTCAACGCCAATACCGATGCGTTGCTGGAGATCGCCGCCGTCACGCTGAAAATGGATGAAGATGGCTGGCTGCAGCGGGACGAGACCCTGCACTTCCACGTGGAGCCTTTCGAGGGCGCCAACCTGCAGCCGGAAGCGCTGGCGTTTAACGGCATCGATCCGCACAATCCGCTGCGCGGCGCGGTCAGCGAATATGACGCGCTGCACGCCATTTTCAAAGCGGTGCGCAAAGGGCTCAAGGATCGCGGTTGCAACCGGGCCATTATCGTGGCGCACAACGCCAACTTCGATCACAGCTTCCTGATGGCCGCAGCCGAACGCGCCGGCCTGAAGCGCAACCCGTTCCATCCGTTCGCCACCTTCGACACCGCCGCGCTGAGCGGCCTGGTGCTGGGACAAACGGTGTTGGCGAAAGCCTGTATCGCCGCCGGCATGCCGTTCGACAGCAGCCAGGCGCACTCTGCGCTGTACGACACCGAGCAAACCGCCCTGCTGTTTTGCGAGCTGGTTAACCGCTGGAAACGTCTCGGCGGCTGGCCGCTGCCCGTCGCCGATCTCGCCGAGTAA
- a CDS encoding alkene reductase, translating into MKTEKLLSPLKVGAITLPNRVFMAPLTRLRSIEPGDIPTPLMAEYYAQRAGAGLIVTEATQVSFQAKGYAGAPGLHTPEQIAAWKNITQAVHDKNGHIAVQLWHVGRISHASLQPGGQAPVAPSAINAETRTTVRDETGAWVRVPTSTPRALETSEIPGIVNDFRQATANAREAGFDFIELHAAHGYLLHQFMSPASNQRTDQYGGSIENRTRLTLEVVDATIAEWGSEHIGIRISPLGPFNGLDNGEDQEEAALYLVEELNKRNIAYLHISEPDWAGGKPYSDAFRDSVRAHFKGVIVGAGAYTAEKAEALIEKGFIDAVAFGRSYIANPDLVERFRQHAPLNEPKPESFYGGGAEGYTDYPFLAK; encoded by the coding sequence ATGAAGACTGAAAAATTGCTCTCTCCGCTGAAGGTTGGCGCCATCACCCTGCCCAACCGCGTGTTTATGGCTCCGCTGACGCGTCTGCGCAGCATCGAGCCGGGCGACATTCCTACGCCGCTGATGGCGGAATATTACGCACAGCGCGCCGGCGCCGGCCTGATTGTGACCGAAGCGACCCAGGTTTCCTTCCAGGCGAAAGGCTACGCCGGCGCACCGGGGTTGCATACCCCGGAGCAGATCGCCGCATGGAAAAACATCACGCAGGCAGTGCATGATAAAAACGGCCATATCGCCGTACAGCTGTGGCACGTAGGCCGCATCTCCCACGCCAGTCTGCAGCCGGGCGGGCAAGCACCGGTCGCGCCTTCGGCAATCAACGCCGAAACTCGTACCACCGTGCGTGATGAAACCGGCGCCTGGGTGCGCGTACCGACCTCCACGCCGCGTGCACTCGAAACCAGCGAGATCCCGGGCATCGTCAACGATTTCCGCCAGGCGACCGCCAACGCACGGGAAGCCGGCTTCGACTTCATCGAACTGCATGCGGCCCACGGCTATCTGCTGCACCAGTTCATGTCACCCGCTTCCAACCAGCGTACCGATCAATACGGTGGCAGCATTGAGAACCGCACCCGCCTGACGCTGGAAGTGGTCGACGCCACCATCGCCGAATGGGGTTCCGAGCACATCGGTATTCGTATCTCGCCGCTGGGGCCATTCAATGGGCTGGACAACGGTGAAGATCAGGAAGAAGCGGCGCTGTATCTGGTGGAAGAGTTGAATAAGCGCAACATCGCCTACTTGCACATCTCCGAACCGGACTGGGCCGGCGGCAAACCGTATTCCGACGCCTTCCGCGACTCGGTACGCGCCCACTTCAAAGGGGTGATCGTCGGCGCCGGCGCCTACACCGCCGAAAAAGCCGAAGCGTTGATCGAAAAAGGCTTCATCGACGCGGTGGCCTTCGGCCGCAGCTACATCGCCAACCCGGATCTGGTCGAGCGCTTCCGCCAGCATGCGCCGCTGAACGAGCCTAAGCCGGAAAGCTTCTACGGCGGCGGCGCCGAAGGCTATACCGACTATCCGTTTCTGGCGAAGTAA
- the sodB gene encoding superoxide dismutase [Fe] produces MSFELPALPYEKNALEPHISAETLEYHYGKHHNTYVVNLNNLVKGSEFEGKSLEEIIKTSDGGVFNNAAQVWNHTFYWHCLSPQGGGEPQGELAAAIVKSFGSFAAFKEQFTDAAVKNFGAGWTWLVKKPDGALAIVNTSNAATPLTGEDKPLLTVDVWEHAYYIDYRNARPKYLENFWALVNWTFAAENLA; encoded by the coding sequence ATGTCGTTTGAATTACCTGCATTACCGTATGAGAAAAACGCGCTCGAGCCGCACATCTCCGCCGAGACCCTGGAATACCACTACGGCAAACACCACAACACCTACGTGGTTAACCTGAACAACCTGGTGAAAGGCAGCGAATTCGAGGGCAAATCGCTCGAAGAGATCATCAAGACCTCTGACGGCGGCGTCTTCAACAACGCCGCGCAGGTGTGGAACCACACCTTCTACTGGCACTGCCTGTCGCCACAGGGCGGCGGTGAACCGCAGGGCGAACTGGCGGCGGCGATCGTCAAATCCTTCGGCTCCTTCGCTGCGTTCAAAGAGCAGTTCACCGATGCCGCAGTGAAAAACTTCGGCGCCGGCTGGACCTGGCTGGTGAAAAAACCGGACGGCGCGCTGGCGATCGTCAACACCTCCAACGCGGCCACCCCGCTGACCGGTGAAGACAAACCGCTGCTGACCGTTGACGTGTGGGAACACGCGTATTACATCGATTACCGCAATGCGCGTCCAAAATACCTGGAAAACTTCTGGGCGTTGGTCAACTGGACCTTCGCCGCGGAAAACCTGGCGTAA